A genomic stretch from Candidatus Palauibacter australiensis includes:
- a CDS encoding DUF1232 domain-containing protein translates to MPSAYLQGMKDQVARYAGTLRDVVILAPVYGLLMFTLMKDPRLTRQQRILVDAAIAYLVSPDDVIPEDEVGPYGFLDDVFCCAYVTHRIGEELGWDVVEEHWTGERSALEVSNNLLARERELLGGAGDDVLEFAGLLDRRSDSEAERPQLVLTAAAP, encoded by the coding sequence ATGCCGAGCGCCTACCTCCAGGGGATGAAGGATCAGGTCGCACGATACGCAGGCACGCTGCGTGACGTCGTCATCCTCGCGCCCGTCTACGGTTTGTTGATGTTCACCCTTATGAAGGATCCGCGCCTGACCCGTCAGCAGCGGATTCTGGTGGATGCGGCCATCGCCTACCTCGTGAGTCCGGATGACGTGATACCGGAAGATGAAGTCGGGCCGTACGGTTTTCTGGATGATGTTTTCTGTTGTGCGTACGTGACGCACCGGATCGGAGAGGAGCTTGGCTGGGATGTGGTGGAGGAGCACTGGACCGGCGAGCGCTCGGCGCTCGAGGTGTCGAACAATCTGCTCGCCCGCGAGCGGGAACTGCTCGGCGGGGCCGGTGATGACGTTCTCGAGTTCGCGGGGCTCCTCGACCGGCGGTCGGACTCTGAAGCGGAACGCCCCCAACTCGTCCTCACGGCGGCCGCACCCTAG
- the glmS gene encoding glutamine--fructose-6-phosphate transaminase (isomerizing): protein MCGIVGYVGTEEAAPLLLNGLRRLEYRGYDSAGLAVHSGSGLGLLKCAGRVDDLADRLAEAPLSGTVGIAHTRWATHGAPTRANAHPLTGDRGEVALVHNGVIENCDALRTKLSELGHRFTSETDTEVVAHLIEEAFDGNLERAVAASLTQVEGTLGLAVMSVHDPARIVVARRGAPLLLGIGETDEEATWVASDVAAVLEHTRDIVYLEDDEMAVLTSSGHRIVDLGRDRGHSGWEPVPKEVRRVDWDLEKIEKAGYPHFMLREIHEQPNTVRDAMRGRLLAEEGTARLGGLDEFRPDIDAAERIVLTGCGTSWHAALVGEYLIEALARLPVEVEYASEFRYRNPILAPGTAVGGISQSGETADTLAAVREAGRLGAPTFGVVNVVGSTIARETRAGIYTHAGPEIGVASTKAFVAQVVSLALLGLMIARRRGMSREEGRVFVRALDGLPALIEEVLATEDHIRRVAEEFAPARNFLYLGRGPNFPIALEGALKLKEISYIHAEGYPAAEMKHGPIALIDEDMPVVFMAPRGAVYSKVLVNIEEVKARGGRVIALVNRRETDLARKVDHLIPVPATLPLLQPIVNVVPLQLLAYHIAVLRGCDVDRPRNLAKTVTVE from the coding sequence ATGTGCGGGATCGTCGGCTACGTCGGGACGGAGGAGGCGGCCCCCCTCCTGCTGAACGGGCTCCGCCGCCTCGAATACCGAGGGTACGACTCTGCGGGCCTCGCCGTGCACTCCGGTTCGGGGCTCGGCCTCCTCAAGTGCGCGGGCCGCGTCGACGACCTGGCGGACCGGCTCGCCGAGGCCCCGCTTTCGGGAACGGTCGGAATCGCTCACACTCGCTGGGCGACACACGGTGCACCCACCCGCGCCAATGCCCACCCGCTGACGGGCGACCGAGGCGAGGTGGCGCTGGTCCACAACGGCGTGATCGAGAACTGCGACGCACTGCGAACGAAGCTCTCCGAACTCGGCCACCGCTTCACGTCGGAGACCGATACCGAGGTCGTCGCCCACCTGATCGAGGAAGCGTTCGACGGGAACCTCGAGCGCGCCGTCGCCGCCTCGCTGACCCAGGTGGAGGGCACGCTGGGGCTTGCCGTCATGAGCGTGCACGACCCGGCACGGATCGTTGTCGCCCGCCGCGGCGCGCCCCTGCTGCTCGGGATCGGCGAGACGGACGAAGAAGCGACCTGGGTGGCTTCGGATGTGGCGGCGGTCCTCGAACACACCCGCGACATCGTGTATCTGGAAGACGACGAAATGGCCGTCCTCACCTCTTCGGGGCACCGGATCGTCGATCTCGGGAGGGACCGCGGCCACAGCGGCTGGGAGCCCGTCCCAAAGGAGGTCCGCCGCGTCGATTGGGATCTGGAGAAGATCGAAAAGGCGGGTTACCCCCACTTCATGCTCCGCGAGATTCACGAGCAGCCCAACACCGTACGCGATGCGATGCGGGGCCGGCTGCTGGCGGAGGAAGGCACGGCACGGCTCGGCGGGCTCGATGAATTCCGCCCGGACATCGATGCTGCCGAGCGCATCGTCCTCACGGGGTGCGGGACGAGTTGGCATGCGGCGCTGGTCGGAGAATACCTCATCGAGGCGCTGGCGCGCCTGCCCGTGGAGGTGGAGTACGCCTCCGAGTTTCGGTACCGGAATCCGATCCTCGCTCCGGGGACCGCGGTGGGCGGCATCTCCCAGTCGGGGGAGACCGCGGACACGCTCGCGGCCGTGCGCGAGGCCGGACGGCTCGGGGCCCCCACGTTCGGAGTCGTGAACGTGGTGGGCTCGACGATCGCACGGGAGACGCGCGCCGGAATCTACACGCACGCCGGTCCGGAGATCGGCGTCGCGTCCACGAAGGCTTTCGTAGCGCAGGTCGTTTCTCTCGCGCTCCTCGGCCTCATGATTGCGAGGCGGCGCGGGATGAGCCGCGAGGAAGGCCGCGTCTTCGTGCGCGCCCTCGACGGACTTCCCGCCCTGATCGAGGAGGTTCTGGCAACGGAAGACCACATCCGGCGGGTGGCGGAGGAGTTCGCCCCCGCGCGCAACTTCCTCTATCTGGGGCGGGGGCCGAACTTTCCGATCGCCCTCGAGGGGGCGCTCAAGCTGAAGGAGATCTCCTACATCCATGCCGAGGGATACCCGGCGGCCGAGATGAAGCACGGCCCGATCGCGCTCATCGACGAAGACATGCCCGTCGTTTTCATGGCTCCGCGCGGCGCCGTCTACTCGAAGGTGCTCGTGAACATCGAGGAGGTGAAAGCGCGCGGCGGCCGCGTGATCGCGCTCGTGAACCGCCGCGAGACTGACCTCGCCCGAAAGGTGGATCACCTGATCCCGGTGCCCGCGACGCTGCCCCTGCTGCAACCGATCGTCAACGTCGTTCCGCTACAGCTTCTCGCCTACCATATCGCCGTCCTGCGGGGCTGCGACGTGGATCGTCCCCGGAACCTCGCGAAGACCGTGACGGTGGAGTAG
- a CDS encoding phosphoglucosamine mutase, with amino-acid sequence MSRSLIISASGIRGIVGRGLTPDVAARYGAAFATHISAAAPGRGHVLIGRDSRVSGPALLDAVSAGVRAAGLDVCDLGIVATPTGLLAVGEDEAAIGGLLVTASHNPAPWNGLKLVAREGRFLSPAAGRDVQRAFEGEIEYVDSARMGERSAREGAGRAHVERILSLPIIDRELIASKVFHVALDCVRGAGGPIMLPLLERLGCRVSGFDLEPDGRFPRPPEPLVENLGRLAACVTEARADIGFAVDPDVDRLALVDENGRPVGEDWTLALAVELVAAREPAPVVTNLSASRLMQDAADRVGVPLIRTPVAEANVVARMLEAGSAIGGEGNGGVIYAGLHLTRDAPLAAALILQFLAESGSTLGAVVDERPSYRIVKRTISREGLSIEEALAAIADAAPSAAAVDRQDGVRLEWPDGSWIHARPSGTEPIFRIMAEATGEALADERADWVDVLVRRAV; translated from the coding sequence GTGTCAAGGTCACTCATCATTTCTGCTTCGGGCATTCGTGGCATCGTCGGACGGGGGCTCACGCCCGACGTCGCGGCCCGCTACGGTGCCGCCTTCGCCACCCACATCTCCGCTGCGGCTCCCGGCCGGGGGCATGTGCTGATCGGCCGCGACAGCCGCGTCTCCGGGCCTGCGCTGCTCGACGCCGTCTCTGCGGGGGTCCGGGCCGCCGGGCTGGACGTGTGCGACCTCGGGATCGTGGCGACGCCCACGGGTCTCCTCGCCGTGGGGGAAGACGAGGCCGCGATCGGCGGACTTCTCGTTACCGCCTCTCACAACCCGGCGCCATGGAACGGTCTCAAGCTGGTCGCGCGCGAAGGGCGGTTCCTCTCGCCGGCTGCCGGAAGGGACGTCCAGCGAGCGTTCGAGGGCGAGATCGAGTACGTGGATTCCGCGCGCATGGGAGAAAGAAGCGCGCGGGAGGGCGCCGGCCGCGCCCACGTCGAGCGGATTCTGTCGCTGCCGATCATCGATCGCGAACTCATCGCGTCGAAGGTGTTCCACGTCGCACTCGACTGCGTGCGCGGCGCCGGAGGGCCGATCATGCTCCCGCTGCTCGAGCGTCTCGGCTGCCGGGTGAGCGGGTTCGATCTCGAACCCGACGGCCGTTTCCCCCGGCCTCCAGAGCCCCTGGTCGAGAACCTCGGAAGGCTCGCCGCCTGCGTCACGGAGGCGCGCGCGGACATCGGTTTCGCCGTGGACCCCGATGTCGACCGCCTTGCCCTGGTGGACGAGAACGGGCGTCCCGTGGGCGAGGACTGGACCCTCGCGCTGGCCGTCGAACTCGTCGCGGCCCGCGAGCCCGCGCCCGTCGTGACGAACCTCTCCGCGAGCCGCCTGATGCAGGACGCGGCGGATCGCGTCGGCGTACCGCTGATCCGCACGCCGGTGGCGGAGGCCAACGTCGTCGCCCGCATGCTCGAGGCGGGGAGTGCGATCGGGGGAGAGGGGAACGGCGGCGTGATCTACGCGGGGCTGCACCTCACGCGGGACGCCCCGCTGGCCGCAGCCCTGATCCTGCAGTTTCTCGCGGAGAGCGGATCCACCCTCGGCGCGGTGGTCGACGAGCGGCCTTCGTACCGGATCGTGAAGCGGACGATCTCCCGGGAAGGCCTGAGCATCGAGGAGGCGCTCGCCGCGATCGCGGACGCGGCACCGTCCGCAGCGGCGGTGGACCGGCAGGACGGGGTCCGGCTCGAGTGGCCGGATGGGTCGTGGATACACGCCAGACCCTCCGGGACCGAGCCGATCTTCCGCATCATGGCGGAGGCGACCGGCGAAGCACTGGCGGACGAGCGCGCGGACTGGGTCGACGTCCTCGTGCGGCGCGCGGTCTGA
- a CDS encoding cystathionine gamma-synthase, translated as MDPAAHRFGTRAIHAGQRPDPTTGAIMMPIFQTSTYVQDAVGSPRGGYDYARVKNPTREALQANLAALENGRYGAAFSSGLAATEAIVKTVLNAGDHIICGADVYGGVDRMLRHVWERFGVDFDFVNTGDLDQVRAAIRPQTRLIHVETPSNPTMTITDIAACAAIAREAGAVLSVDNTFATPFLQRPLDDGADVVMHSTTKFLNGHSDMIGGALLTNSGELAEGFHFQQKTSGAIPGPFDCWLVLRGTKTLHLRMPAHCRNARQVVDVLRGHDDVESVRYPGLEDHPQHALARRQMRDFGSMVSFDLGTEDRANRFAGSTRVFQLAESLGGVESLVCVPFTMTHASVPDRKKREIGLGPGLVRLSVGVEDGEDLAEDIEQALARL; from the coding sequence GTGGACCCAGCCGCCCATCGGTTCGGAACCCGGGCCATCCACGCCGGGCAGCGCCCCGATCCTACGACCGGGGCGATCATGATGCCGATCTTCCAGACATCGACCTACGTACAGGACGCCGTCGGCTCGCCGCGCGGAGGTTACGACTACGCGCGGGTCAAGAACCCCACGCGCGAAGCCCTTCAGGCGAATCTGGCCGCTCTCGAGAACGGGCGGTACGGCGCGGCGTTCTCCTCGGGTCTCGCCGCCACGGAAGCGATCGTCAAAACGGTGCTCAACGCGGGCGACCACATCATCTGCGGCGCGGACGTCTATGGGGGCGTCGACCGCATGTTGCGCCACGTATGGGAGCGGTTCGGTGTCGACTTCGATTTCGTGAACACGGGAGATCTCGATCAGGTTCGCGCCGCGATCCGCCCGCAGACGCGCCTCATCCACGTCGAAACGCCGAGCAACCCGACGATGACGATCACGGATATCGCGGCCTGCGCCGCGATCGCTCGCGAGGCGGGGGCCGTGTTGTCCGTCGACAACACGTTTGCGACACCTTTTCTTCAGCGGCCGCTCGACGATGGGGCGGATGTCGTGATGCACTCGACGACCAAGTTCCTCAACGGCCACAGCGACATGATCGGTGGCGCCCTGCTCACGAACTCCGGCGAACTTGCCGAGGGGTTTCACTTCCAGCAGAAGACGAGCGGGGCCATCCCGGGCCCCTTCGACTGCTGGCTCGTGCTCCGCGGCACGAAGACGCTGCACCTCAGGATGCCGGCCCACTGCCGGAACGCGCGGCAGGTCGTCGATGTCCTCCGGGGGCACGACGACGTTGAGTCCGTTCGCTACCCCGGCCTCGAGGACCATCCGCAGCACGCTCTGGCCCGACGTCAGATGCGCGACTTCGGCTCCATGGTGAGCTTCGACCTTGGTACGGAAGACAGGGCCAACCGCTTCGCCGGGTCGACGCGGGTGTTCCAGTTGGCCGAGAGTCTCGGCGGGGTAGAGAGTCTCGTGTGCGTTCCCTTTACGATGACCCACGCCTCGGTACCCGACCGAAAGAAGCGGGAGATCGGACTGGGGCCGGGACTCGTCCGGCTGTCGGTGGGCGTGGAGGACGGTGAGGACCTTGCGGAGGACATCGAGCAGGCCCTGGCCCGTCTCTGA
- a CDS encoding M48 family metallopeptidase translates to MAAGDEHQRRILTQIAAVSWEHPADRAALNTLRKIPGFDLLLRKLFALFGERAIRLAFKANAVRTSERQYAWVHARLARVCEVLDVEKPPECYISQTHLVNAGAVGFGEPFIVLNSSMLEILSEDEVEAVLGHEVGHIISGHVLYRTMLILVLNLVVLRYSFAGLALLPIYMGLMEWYRKSELSSDRAGLLAVQNPEVAMSALMQLAGGGRGVSLDLDEFIAQSDEYRAGGDLLDAVYKVLNVLGQTHPFAVIRVAELRDWIESGAYDRVLAGEYQHRHEEDDRPYREDLREAAKGYQEGARELFDEVDAAVDRLRDRLTGAFRGRTDD, encoded by the coding sequence ATGGCGGCAGGCGACGAACACCAGAGGCGAATCCTCACGCAGATCGCCGCGGTCTCGTGGGAACACCCGGCGGACCGGGCGGCGCTGAATACGCTGCGCAAGATCCCCGGGTTCGATCTCCTCCTCCGCAAGCTCTTCGCGCTGTTCGGCGAGCGCGCGATCCGGCTCGCCTTCAAGGCCAACGCCGTGCGCACCTCCGAGCGGCAGTACGCGTGGGTTCACGCACGCCTGGCGCGTGTGTGCGAGGTACTCGACGTGGAGAAGCCCCCGGAATGCTATATCTCGCAGACGCACCTGGTGAACGCGGGAGCGGTGGGCTTCGGCGAGCCGTTCATCGTCCTCAATTCCTCGATGCTCGAGATCCTTTCCGAGGACGAGGTCGAGGCCGTCCTCGGCCACGAGGTCGGACACATCATATCCGGGCATGTGCTCTACCGGACCATGCTGATCCTGGTGCTCAACCTGGTCGTTCTCCGCTATTCGTTCGCCGGCCTCGCACTTCTGCCGATCTACATGGGCCTCATGGAGTGGTACCGGAAGAGCGAACTCTCATCGGACCGCGCCGGGCTCCTCGCGGTCCAGAATCCCGAGGTCGCGATGTCCGCGCTGATGCAGCTTGCGGGCGGCGGGCGGGGCGTCTCTCTCGACCTCGACGAGTTCATCGCGCAGTCCGACGAGTACCGGGCCGGCGGCGATCTCCTCGACGCCGTCTACAAGGTGCTCAACGTGCTCGGCCAGACCCATCCGTTCGCCGTCATCCGGGTAGCGGAACTGCGCGACTGGATCGAGAGCGGCGCGTACGACCGTGTCCTGGCGGGCGAATACCAGCACCGGCACGAGGAGGACGACCGCCCGTACCGCGAGGATCTTCGCGAGGCAGCGAAGGGTTATCAGGAGGGCGCGCGCGAACTCTTCGACGAGGTCGACGCGGCGGTGGATCGATTGCGGGACCGGCTGACCGGTGCCTTCAGAGGCCGCACGGACGACTAG
- the purD gene encoding phosphoribosylamine--glycine ligase: MNLLIIGSGGREHAFADCLRRDAPDAAIYAAPGNPGMLGTAELVDIRAEDTGGLLDFAAARRIDLTVVGPEAPLAAGIADRFAEAGLPVFGPDRAGARLEASKAFAKRLMRDRGVPTADHETFDDAAAALDYVAGHEEPLVVKASGLAAGKGAIVCETRGEARTAIQGMMVDRQFGDAGGRVVIEEFMRGVELSVFFVADGERAVPLLTSRDYKRVGEGDRGLNTGGMGAYSPAAPADPDFIDQVRREIAQPVLDAMAESGAPYRGFLYAGLMLTATGPRVVEFNCRMGDPETQVVLPLTSSNLLEPMLRVAHGDSLAGWRPEAAPGYALVTVMASAGYPESSDSGRPIEIPALDPGQVRVFHAGTAMKEGRLVTAGGRVLGVTGFGGTLEEAARRSRTAAARIRFDGAHSRSDIGWHELDPGRLRLDERARIHPSGTSPGG, from the coding sequence GTGAACCTCCTCATCATCGGAAGCGGCGGTCGTGAGCACGCCTTTGCGGACTGCCTCCGCCGCGACGCGCCGGACGCTGCCATCTACGCGGCCCCCGGCAACCCGGGCATGCTCGGCACCGCGGAACTCGTCGACATCCGCGCCGAGGACACGGGAGGCCTGCTCGACTTTGCCGCGGCGCGGCGCATCGACCTCACGGTGGTCGGTCCGGAAGCGCCTCTCGCGGCGGGCATCGCCGACCGCTTCGCCGAGGCCGGTCTGCCCGTTTTCGGGCCCGACCGGGCGGGAGCCCGTCTCGAAGCCTCGAAGGCGTTCGCCAAACGACTGATGCGCGACCGCGGCGTGCCCACGGCGGATCACGAGACGTTCGACGACGCCGCGGCTGCGCTGGACTATGTCGCGGGCCACGAAGAGCCGCTCGTCGTAAAGGCTTCCGGGCTGGCGGCCGGCAAGGGAGCCATCGTCTGCGAAACGCGTGGGGAAGCCCGGACGGCGATCCAGGGGATGATGGTCGACCGCCAGTTCGGGGACGCGGGCGGGCGCGTCGTGATCGAGGAGTTCATGCGCGGCGTGGAGTTGTCCGTGTTCTTCGTGGCGGACGGCGAGCGCGCCGTCCCGCTGCTTACATCCCGGGACTACAAGCGCGTCGGGGAGGGAGATCGCGGCCTGAACACGGGCGGCATGGGGGCGTACTCCCCCGCGGCTCCGGCGGATCCGGACTTCATCGACCAGGTGCGGCGCGAGATCGCTCAACCCGTGCTCGACGCGATGGCGGAGTCCGGCGCCCCCTACCGCGGTTTTCTGTACGCGGGACTCATGCTGACCGCCACGGGGCCGCGCGTCGTCGAGTTCAACTGTCGAATGGGAGATCCGGAGACGCAGGTCGTGCTCCCGCTCACGAGCTCGAACCTGCTCGAACCGATGCTGCGGGTCGCGCACGGCGACTCGCTGGCCGGCTGGCGCCCCGAGGCCGCTCCCGGTTACGCGCTCGTCACCGTCATGGCGAGCGCCGGATACCCGGAAAGCTCGGACTCCGGGCGGCCGATCGAGATCCCGGCCCTCGACCCCGGTCAGGTGAGGGTGTTTCACGCCGGGACCGCGATGAAGGAGGGGCGGCTGGTCACGGCCGGAGGGCGGGTGCTCGGGGTCACCGGGTTCGGCGGGACGCTTGAAGAAGCGGCGCGGCGCAGCCGTACTGCCGCGGCACGGATCCGCTTCGATGGCGCCCATTCGCGATCGGATATCGGCTGGCACGAACTGGATCCCGGCCGGCTCCGGCTGGACGAGCGGGCGCGAATCCATCCCTCTGGCACGAGCCCGGGCGGCTAG
- the mutM gene encoding bifunctional DNA-formamidopyrimidine glycosylase/DNA-(apurinic or apyrimidinic site) lyase, which translates to MPELPEVETMRRDLAPLLRGRRIRRTRVHHDDLILGGPSARSFSRAVLGRTFGDADRRAKYLLFPLHAADGIDGPVERLMRVQVRMTGRFALAPQRPDSAEFRHPGVDFELDDGRTLFYDDVRRLGGFDLLTPEAWKIREAALGPEPLGRRFTAARLAHIFAPLRAPIKNALLDQRRVAGVGNIYASEALYRARIDPRRPAGSLDAEEVRRLHRAVRAVLREALESAGTTLRDYRAVNGRSGSFQTRLDVYQREGVACPACARPIRRIVQAGRSSFFCAGCQS; encoded by the coding sequence GTGCCGGAACTGCCCGAGGTCGAGACAATGCGCCGGGACCTCGCCCCGCTCCTCCGAGGCCGACGGATCCGACGCACCCGGGTCCATCACGACGACCTGATCCTCGGAGGGCCTTCGGCGCGATCGTTTTCCCGCGCCGTGCTCGGGCGCACCTTCGGAGACGCGGATCGCCGGGCCAAGTACCTGCTCTTCCCGCTCCACGCGGCGGACGGCATCGACGGTCCCGTGGAGCGGTTGATGCGCGTGCAGGTCCGCATGACCGGCCGGTTCGCACTCGCCCCGCAACGACCGGACTCGGCGGAGTTCAGGCATCCGGGCGTCGACTTCGAACTCGACGACGGCCGGACGCTCTTCTACGACGATGTCCGCCGCCTCGGCGGCTTCGACCTGCTGACGCCCGAGGCGTGGAAGATCCGGGAGGCCGCGCTCGGACCGGAGCCCCTCGGCCGAAGGTTCACCGCCGCCCGTCTGGCTCACATCTTCGCGCCGCTGCGGGCGCCGATCAAGAATGCGCTGCTGGATCAGCGGCGCGTCGCGGGTGTGGGGAACATCTACGCCAGCGAGGCGTTGTACCGCGCGAGGATCGACCCGCGGCGACCGGCGGGCTCGCTCGACGCGGAGGAGGTGCGCCGACTGCATCGGGCGGTGCGGGCGGTCCTGCGCGAGGCGCTCGAGAGCGCGGGAACGACGCTGCGGGATTACCGGGCCGTCAACGGCCGCTCGGGCTCCTTTCAGACACGGCTGGACGTTTACCAGCGCGAAGGCGTCGCGTGCCCGGCCTGCGCCCGACCGATCCGCCGGATCGTGCAGGCCGGACGGAGTTCGTTCTTCTGTGCCGGCTGCCAGAGCTAG
- a CDS encoding sigma-70 family RNA polymerase sigma factor, which produces MSYSDHSEQTLVEMCLRGDERAAREIVLRFERPVFSLIFRMVRDRELAEDLAQETFVRTLNNLRRYDPSYKFSSWLFKIGYNLTIDHLRKKELDVVSMHGAPDAVTPDRQAATEITLVSGDERPDELLEARELGSEIEAAIGQLRPEYRTAILLRHIEGYAYDEIAQVMEIPLGTVKTYIHRARNELKAALVHLTEP; this is translated from the coding sequence GTGAGCTACTCGGATCACAGCGAGCAGACGCTGGTGGAGATGTGCCTCCGCGGCGATGAACGCGCCGCACGGGAGATCGTGCTCCGCTTCGAACGTCCGGTCTTCTCCCTCATCTTCCGGATGGTGCGGGACCGTGAACTGGCGGAGGACCTGGCCCAGGAAACGTTCGTCCGCACGCTGAACAATCTCCGCCGGTACGATCCCTCCTACAAGTTCTCCTCCTGGCTCTTCAAGATCGGCTACAACCTGACGATAGATCACCTGCGCAAGAAGGAACTCGATGTCGTTTCCATGCACGGGGCGCCGGACGCCGTGACCCCGGATCGCCAGGCCGCGACGGAGATCACGCTGGTCTCGGGTGACGAACGACCCGATGAACTCCTCGAGGCCCGCGAACTCGGATCCGAGATCGAAGCGGCCATCGGACAACTCCGACCCGAATACCGAACCGCGATCCTCCTGCGGCACATCGAGGGTTACGCGTACGATGAAATCGCGCAGGTGATGGAGATCCCGCTCGGGACGGTGAAAACCTATATCCACCGGGCGAGAAACGAATTGAAGGCCGCTCTCGTACATCTGACAGAGCCGTAG
- a CDS encoding polymer-forming cytoskeletal protein yields MTRALAFLACLAAAVPVGAQEVGIVDAAITLSAGGRAELWFELEGGTEHRLRFEGEAVEVDGIGIGSYAERGGLESAWRDFLREHAGEDASAVRGGLVGFRRFLQEWNASGESADRDAARALAGRIDVILGLAMPSPVDAAAIPAGEPAPAISGQPRPMQIVPGGLGFDVTGELDRLRDALGRLGDSGDFIEDRLAMIVHGDYEVLAEATVPGDVAILDGTLRLAGDVDGNILVLDGALVLDGGARVRGDVLQVGGEVDFGDDAPGVEGEVLSDIRLAPSESSARTATDAPSVQRVESFEAPMRMRSAQPSLGSRLARNFGRAAEGVIAAGCAFTVLAALGLLLVYFGRRRLETVSDTVRLEFARSFAMGVAGEVLFLPVLLVLAVLVITWLVIPFFLLAAGLAGVFGYLAAAHAAGEIFARRRFRSEWLERLRRSNSYYYVVSGLAILMLPFAAGAALWVFGGAADFVRGLILFVAGVGTWVIVTAGFGGVLLTRAGGRSVVIDWSADNAAGEGASPGAGTDPPSAPSDDA; encoded by the coding sequence ATGACCCGGGCACTGGCATTCCTCGCCTGTCTCGCCGCCGCGGTTCCCGTCGGCGCGCAGGAGGTCGGCATCGTCGACGCCGCAATCACGCTCTCCGCCGGCGGGCGCGCGGAGTTGTGGTTTGAACTGGAGGGCGGGACCGAGCATCGGCTTCGTTTCGAGGGCGAGGCCGTCGAGGTGGACGGAATCGGGATTGGATCCTACGCCGAGCGGGGAGGCCTGGAGAGCGCCTGGCGCGATTTCCTCCGCGAACACGCGGGAGAGGATGCTTCCGCGGTGCGGGGCGGTCTGGTCGGATTCCGTCGGTTCCTGCAGGAGTGGAACGCATCGGGGGAGAGCGCCGACCGGGATGCGGCCCGGGCCCTTGCCGGTCGGATCGACGTGATTCTCGGGCTCGCCATGCCGTCGCCGGTCGACGCGGCGGCCATCCCGGCGGGCGAACCGGCGCCGGCGATCTCCGGTCAGCCGCGACCCATGCAGATCGTCCCCGGCGGACTCGGCTTCGATGTCACCGGCGAACTGGATCGGCTGCGCGACGCGCTCGGCCGGCTCGGCGACTCCGGCGACTTCATCGAGGATCGGCTGGCGATGATCGTCCACGGCGACTACGAGGTCCTCGCCGAGGCCACGGTCCCGGGAGATGTCGCCATTCTCGACGGTACGCTGAGACTCGCCGGGGACGTCGATGGCAACATCCTCGTGCTGGACGGTGCGCTCGTACTGGACGGCGGCGCGCGGGTGCGAGGAGATGTGCTTCAGGTAGGAGGCGAGGTCGACTTCGGTGATGATGCGCCGGGGGTCGAAGGGGAAGTCCTCTCCGACATCCGGCTGGCGCCTTCGGAATCCTCCGCGCGGACGGCGACGGACGCTCCCTCCGTTCAGCGGGTCGAGTCGTTCGAAGCCCCGATGCGGATGCGGTCCGCACAGCCGAGCCTCGGGTCGCGTCTCGCGCGCAACTTCGGGCGGGCTGCCGAGGGCGTGATCGCCGCGGGTTGCGCGTTCACGGTCCTCGCCGCCCTCGGCTTGCTGCTCGTGTATTTTGGCCGCCGCCGGCTGGAAACCGTCTCGGATACGGTTCGGCTGGAGTTCGCCCGCTCGTTTGCGATGGGCGTTGCCGGGGAGGTGCTGTTCCTTCCGGTGCTTCTCGTCCTCGCCGTGCTGGTCATCACGTGGCTGGTCATACCCTTCTTTCTGCTCGCCGCAGGGCTCGCCGGAGTCTTCGGATATCTCGCGGCGGCGCACGCTGCCGGCGAGATCTTTGCCCGCCGCCGCTTCCGCTCCGAATGGCTGGAGAGACTCCGTCGCTCCAACTCCTACTACTACGTCGTCAGCGGACTCGCGATTCTGATGCTCCCCTTCGCCGCCGGTGCCGCCCTGTGGGTGTTCGGTGGCGCGGCGGATTTCGTACGCGGCCTGATCCTCTTCGTGGCCGGAGTCGGCACATGGGTCATCGTCACGGCCGGCTTCGGGGGCGTCCTGCTCACGCGGGCCGGCGGACGGAGCGTCGTGATCGACTGGTCCGCCGACAACGCCGCCGGCGAGGGCGCGTCGCCGGGAGCCGGAACCGATCCGCCCTCGGCGCCCTCGGACGATGCCTGA